A stretch of the Deltaproteobacteria bacterium genome encodes the following:
- a CDS encoding metal ABC transporter substrate-binding protein, protein MKIYTNIRFLTLVFAFASISIFSEGRDASAEVKIVTSIPDFAAIAKEIGGDKVVVESLAKGYQDPHFVDAKPIFITRLNQADLLVYNGLDLEIGWLPILITGARNSDIAAPAALGHYNASTSIKNVLEIPTAPVDRSIGDVHPGGNPHYMLDPRNGIPVARGIAARLIRMDPENASYYEENFKNFASTLRLKISEWETELKPFKGTKVVTYHKMWIYFTKWAGLTEAGYIEPKPGIPPSPSHVANLIKSMEKLQVKLIIAANFYPEKTASLVAEKTGAAFLSLPVLVEGRDGINTYTELFDAIVGEVTSALKDKTGSVKDSVYRHKE, encoded by the coding sequence ATGAAAATATATACGAATATTCGATTCCTGACACTGGTTTTTGCCTTTGCGTCGATTTCCATCTTTTCAGAAGGAAGAGACGCATCCGCGGAGGTGAAGATAGTTACATCGATTCCCGATTTCGCAGCCATCGCGAAAGAGATAGGGGGCGATAAAGTCGTAGTGGAAAGCCTTGCGAAGGGTTATCAGGACCCTCATTTTGTAGACGCAAAGCCGATTTTTATTACCAGATTAAACCAGGCGGATCTTCTGGTCTATAACGGTCTGGATCTTGAAATAGGCTGGCTCCCGATACTCATCACGGGAGCTCGAAATTCGGACATCGCCGCGCCTGCGGCTCTCGGCCATTACAACGCATCGACATCGATTAAAAACGTTCTCGAAATCCCGACCGCTCCTGTTGACAGATCCATAGGAGACGTGCACCCGGGTGGTAATCCTCACTATATGCTCGACCCCCGGAACGGCATTCCGGTCGCCCGAGGAATCGCGGCCAGGTTAATACGTATGGACCCTGAAAACGCCTCTTATTACGAGGAGAATTTCAAAAATTTCGCCAGTACCCTGAGGCTCAAAATAAGTGAGTGGGAGACGGAGCTGAAGCCGTTTAAAGGCACTAAAGTAGTAACTTACCACAAGATGTGGATCTATTTCACCAAGTGGGCAGGCCTTACGGAAGCGGGATACATAGAACCCAAGCCCGGCATACCCCCTTCGCCCTCCCACGTTGCAAATCTCATAAAAAGTATGGAGAAACTGCAGGTAAAGCTGATTATTGCCGCCAACTTCTATCCCGAAAAAACCGCCTCACTCGTTGCCGAAAAAACAGGGGCTGCTTTTCTTTCCCTGCCTGTACTGGTTGAGGGCAGGGACGGAATAAACACTTACACCGAGCTATTCGACGCGATCGTGGGTGAGGTTACTTCAGCGCTCAAAGATAAAACCGGGTCAGTAAAAGATTCGGTATACCGGCATAAGGAATAG
- a CDS encoding ABC transporter ATP-binding protein gives MSDLIKLEDLVIGYEKNGITGPLNLSIKKDQFWGIIGPNGGGKSTLLKTLTGLIPPVSGNVRAEKELIFGYVPQKEGFDPIYPISVNEVVSMGRYSRVSAGKKLNKADKESVSKAMNKVGIFHLKDRPYRSLSGGERQRTLLARAVAGEPDILVLDEPTAFVDIKGEAQMMDLVRNIKTENRLAILMVSHFLNTVMKYSDHMILIDKDRGLFQAGIKTDMLESVSVLRFFGKNPGMEQID, from the coding sequence ATGTCAGACTTGATAAAACTCGAAGACTTAGTAATCGGATACGAGAAAAACGGTATTACGGGACCGCTTAACCTCTCGATTAAAAAAGACCAGTTCTGGGGGATTATAGGTCCGAACGGGGGAGGTAAATCCACACTGCTGAAAACCCTTACGGGTTTAATCCCTCCTGTTTCGGGAAATGTCCGGGCGGAAAAGGAATTAATTTTCGGATATGTGCCTCAGAAAGAAGGTTTCGACCCTATATATCCCATCTCTGTCAACGAGGTCGTGTCCATGGGGAGATACAGCCGGGTCTCCGCCGGAAAGAAATTAAATAAAGCAGATAAGGAAAGTGTAAGTAAAGCCATGAATAAAGTCGGCATATTTCATCTTAAGGACCGTCCTTACAGATCACTTTCAGGAGGGGAAAGGCAGCGCACGCTACTCGCCCGTGCAGTGGCGGGAGAGCCAGACATCCTTGTGCTCGACGAACCGACGGCTTTTGTAGATATAAAGGGAGAAGCCCAGATGATGGACCTAGTACGCAACATTAAAACTGAAAACAGACTGGCGATATTAATGGTAAGCCATTTCTTAAATACCGTGATGAAATATTCAGACCACATGATTTTAATAGACAAGGACAGAGGTCTTTTTCAGGCCGGAATTAAAACCGACATGCTTGAAAGCGTAAGTGTACTCAGGTTCTTCGGTAAAAACCCAGGTATGGAACAAATAGACTAG
- a CDS encoding metal ABC transporter permease, with product MEVFNEFLNSYFLWRDPMIAGAFAGAVCGFLGVYVVLRRIIFVSAALTQISSFGVALAFYLEAYGTGLAVSLFHPFALSIILTALAALFFALKRDFLRISREGVIGFGFLIASGGVIILGDRITKGAHDIANILFGSAVVVDPKDVYIVPAAAAIVFILHRIFFKDFIFVSFDEESARLFKYPVRLLNTALLISIAVIVAVGTRAMGALPVFAFLALPPLTSLLLTEKLRLVFLLSVIFGILSAALGYFFSFILSIPTGASMTVCASVFFLIGLGWRQAKQLLR from the coding sequence ATGGAAGTCTTCAATGAATTCTTAAACAGCTATTTCCTCTGGCGCGACCCTATGATTGCAGGGGCGTTTGCGGGAGCTGTATGCGGATTTCTCGGTGTGTATGTGGTGCTGAGAAGAATAATCTTCGTAAGCGCGGCGCTCACTCAAATCTCGAGCTTCGGCGTAGCGCTTGCGTTTTATCTGGAAGCCTACGGCACAGGCCTAGCCGTGTCGCTATTTCATCCGTTTGCGCTCTCGATAATTCTCACAGCGCTTGCGGCGCTATTCTTCGCGCTAAAAAGGGATTTCTTACGTATAAGCCGGGAAGGAGTAATAGGCTTCGGTTTTTTGATCGCCTCGGGAGGGGTAATAATACTCGGCGACAGGATTACCAAAGGCGCCCATGATATAGCGAATATTCTTTTCGGCAGCGCTGTCGTCGTCGACCCGAAAGACGTGTACATAGTGCCCGCAGCGGCGGCAATTGTTTTCATCCTGCACCGTATCTTTTTTAAAGACTTTATATTCGTTTCATTCGATGAAGAATCAGCAAGATTGTTTAAATATCCGGTCAGACTGCTCAACACCGCCTTACTCATTTCTATAGCGGTAATTGTAGCAGTCGGCACACGGGCTATGGGCGCCCTCCCCGTTTTTGCGTTCTTGGCTCTTCCGCCGCTGACATCACTTTTATTAACAGAAAAGCTCAGACTAGTTTTTCTGCTCTCGGTGATATTCGGAATATTATCCGCCGCGCTCGGATACTTTTTTTCGTTTATATTATCCATCCCAACAGGGGCCTCGATGACGGTGTGTGCCTCTGTCTTTTTTCTCATAGGTCTGGGGTGGCGGCAAGCTAAACAGCTGCTTAGATAG
- a CDS encoding Trm112 family protein — MINKDLLEIIVCPETRQELVLAEPEVVEKINLLIEKGELLNRSKQKITERIDAGLVQKDDRKYLYPVRDDIPILLKDESISLDEVS; from the coding sequence ATGATTAACAAAGATTTACTGGAGATAATAGTGTGCCCCGAAACGAGGCAGGAGCTTGTGCTTGCGGAGCCTGAGGTTGTTGAAAAAATAAATCTTTTAATCGAAAAAGGGGAGTTGCTCAATCGGTCGAAACAGAAGATAACCGAAAGGATCGACGCTGGGCTCGTTCAAAAAGATGACAGGAAGTATTTATATCCGGTAAGAGACGATATACCGATCTTGCTCAAGGACGAGTCCATTTCACTGGATGAAGTATCCTGA
- the rpmB gene encoding 50S ribosomal protein L28, with translation MSQKCMITGKKPLVGNHVSHANNKVKRRQNPNLQWKRIYVPEYDRFVRVRVSTRALRTINKKGFLSFLKDNRLTLKDLT, from the coding sequence ATGTCTCAGAAATGCATGATTACAGGAAAGAAACCGCTCGTGGGAAACCACGTTTCACATGCGAACAACAAGGTAAAACGCCGTCAGAATCCCAACCTGCAGTGGAAACGCATTTATGTGCCGGAGTATGACCGTTTTGTCAGGGTCAGGGTATCCACCCGTGCTCTGAGAACAATAAATAAAAAGGGCTTTTTGTCCTTCCTCAAAGATAACAGGCTCACCCTGAAGGATTTAACATAA
- a CDS encoding DUF1232 domain-containing protein — MIRAFKSKLHPFISEALAASDSILQDREKLRELIGTASVKMASCSNKIKSVKNDLSTLLDLIKAWARGSYTQMPWSTLLLSTGAVIYFINPFDAIPDILPAAGLVDDATVIGFVAASVKEDIERFKQWQSSGDSPPDPATA, encoded by the coding sequence ATGATCAGAGCGTTTAAAAGCAAATTACATCCTTTCATTTCGGAAGCGCTGGCTGCTTCCGACTCAATCCTGCAAGATAGAGAGAAGCTGAGAGAACTAATCGGGACCGCGTCTGTCAAGATGGCTTCCTGTAGCAATAAGATCAAGTCCGTAAAAAACGACCTGTCTACGCTTCTTGACTTGATAAAGGCATGGGCGCGGGGCAGCTACACACAAATGCCCTGGAGCACGCTGCTGCTGTCAACCGGAGCCGTAATCTATTTCATAAATCCCTTCGACGCGATCCCCGACATTCTACCCGCAGCCGGGCTCGTAGACGACGCGACCGTAATAGGCTTCGTTGCTGCCTCTGTAAAGGAGGACATCGAACGGTTCAAGCAGTGGCAATCGAGCGGGGACAGCCCCCCGGATCCTGCTACCGCCTGA
- the acs gene encoding acetate--CoA ligase, with protein MAKTTKTTEKTIEALLKERRTFLPSKKFREQANVKDDSIYRKAKRQGEKFWEDFAKELHWFKKWRKVLSWKPPHAKWFIGGKLNVSYNCLDRHLNTWRKNKAAIIWEAESGESVTLTYRELYREVNKFANVLKSLGVKKGDRVTIYLPMIPELAIAMLACARIGAPHSIVFGGFSAESLSDRINDSKAKVLIASDGGYRRGGVVPLKKNADEALKKTKSVRKVVVVKRVGSRAKIKMKKGRDYWWHELMDDAPAYCEPEKMDSEDMLFMLYTSGTTGKPKGIVHTTGGYLTGVYATTKLVFDLKEEDTYWCTADIGWITGHSYIIYGPLANGATSIMYEGAPDYPDIGRFWAIVEKYGVTIFYTAPTAIRAFMRWGEEYPKKHDLSSLRLLGSVGEPINPEAWMWYYINIGNKKCPIVDTWWQTETGSILITPLPGITKLKPGSATLPFPGIEADIVDENGKRVKEGAGYLVIKTPWPSMLRTIYRDLKRYVDTYWSRFPGIYFTGDGAKRDKDGYIWVLGRVDDVMNVAGHRISTMEVESAHVAHPHVVEAAVIGRAHEIKGQAIVAFVTLRENVKHSEKLIDELKKHVSKKIGAIARPDEIIFTAELPKTRSGKIMRRLLRNIAEGTILGDTTTLADPAVVKGLKEQYEHLEG; from the coding sequence ATGGCAAAAACTACAAAAACTACTGAAAAAACAATAGAGGCTCTTCTAAAGGAAAGACGCACCTTCTTGCCGAGCAAGAAATTCAGGGAGCAGGCGAATGTAAAGGACGATTCCATATACAGGAAGGCAAAACGGCAGGGGGAGAAATTCTGGGAGGATTTTGCCAAGGAGCTCCACTGGTTTAAAAAATGGAGGAAAGTGCTGAGCTGGAAACCGCCTCACGCCAAGTGGTTTATCGGCGGGAAGCTGAACGTTTCCTACAACTGTCTCGACCGTCACTTAAATACCTGGAGAAAGAACAAGGCTGCGATAATCTGGGAAGCCGAATCCGGGGAAAGCGTCACACTTACCTATCGGGAGCTATACAGGGAGGTAAACAAATTCGCCAACGTCCTCAAGAGCCTGGGAGTCAAAAAAGGCGACCGTGTTACGATATATCTTCCCATGATCCCCGAGCTTGCAATAGCGATGCTGGCATGCGCCAGGATAGGCGCCCCTCACAGCATAGTTTTCGGCGGGTTCAGCGCCGAGAGTCTCAGTGACAGGATCAATGATTCCAAGGCCAAAGTCCTTATTGCCTCGGACGGCGGTTACAGGAGAGGCGGTGTAGTTCCTCTGAAGAAGAACGCGGACGAGGCTCTTAAGAAAACCAAGAGCGTCCGAAAAGTCGTTGTTGTAAAGAGGGTTGGAAGCAGGGCCAAAATAAAGATGAAAAAAGGAAGGGATTACTGGTGGCATGAATTAATGGATGACGCTCCCGCCTACTGCGAGCCTGAGAAAATGGACAGCGAAGATATGCTTTTCATGCTGTACACAAGCGGAACTACCGGAAAGCCCAAGGGAATAGTGCACACGACCGGCGGATACCTGACCGGAGTATACGCGACTACAAAATTGGTGTTTGATCTGAAGGAGGAAGATACTTACTGGTGTACAGCGGATATAGGCTGGATAACGGGTCACAGCTACATAATCTACGGTCCCCTGGCGAACGGAGCTACATCTATAATGTACGAAGGAGCGCCCGACTATCCTGACATCGGAAGGTTCTGGGCAATTGTCGAAAAGTACGGCGTAACTATTTTTTACACCGCACCCACTGCCATCAGGGCTTTTATGAGATGGGGCGAGGAGTATCCCAAAAAACATGATTTGAGCTCTCTCCGCCTTCTCGGCTCCGTAGGCGAGCCGATAAATCCCGAAGCCTGGATGTGGTACTACATCAACATCGGAAATAAAAAGTGTCCGATAGTGGATACCTGGTGGCAGACCGAAACGGGGTCTATCCTTATAACCCCCCTTCCGGGGATTACCAAATTAAAACCGGGCTCCGCGACCCTGCCCTTTCCCGGTATTGAAGCCGACATAGTCGACGAAAACGGGAAGAGAGTGAAGGAGGGGGCCGGATACCTCGTTATCAAAACCCCCTGGCCTTCTATGCTGAGAACGATTTACAGAGACCTGAAGCGCTATGTGGATACGTACTGGAGCAGATTCCCCGGTATATATTTTACTGGAGACGGGGCGAAGAGGGACAAGGACGGATACATATGGGTTCTGGGAAGGGTTGACGACGTTATGAATGTCGCCGGGCACAGGATAAGCACTATGGAAGTCGAAAGCGCGCATGTAGCTCACCCTCACGTTGTAGAAGCGGCCGTAATTGGGAGGGCGCATGAAATCAAGGGACAGGCAATCGTGGCGTTCGTAACATTAAGAGAAAACGTAAAACATAGCGAAAAGCTGATAGATGAGTTGAAAAAACACGTATCCAAAAAGATCGGCGCGATAGCAAGGCCCGATGAAATCATATTCACCGCCGAGCTGCCGAAAACGAGAAGCGGCAAGATAATGAGAAGGCTCCTCAGAAACATTGCCGAAGGGACTATTCTCGGTGATACGACCACGCTTGCTGACCCCGCCGTCGTGAAAGGTTTGAAGGAACAGTACGAACACTTGGAAGGTTAA
- a CDS encoding TldD/PmbA family protein produces the protein MALLLLLIPIFSFTAVAEPGQEEAQRDDTVVLRAMRDELERSQQKLRLEGYEDPYFISYQIKDNTYYNIRGKYGAIISSEKSRVRRLFVDVRVGSYEFDNSVKGRSGGRMPFHDSSSVPLDNDPDAIRTALWQVTDHAYKEALSQYLNKKAEKVQEVKKDDIKSFSREKSHAYYGPELTLSFDPQKWEDAVREVSSVYKDYKELLNADLVVTAQKETVYFVNSEGTRYIRDEILYSLDAQVKSRADDGRIVENYRNLYYVTPDDVPPVEEIKNQVKEMVEEALEMRKAEALPPLSVPALLEPEAAGVVFHEAVGHRLEGERQIDDDEGQTFKEKVGKKIIPAFLSIIDDPTLRSYEGVDLMGYYPFDDQGVPGERVVLVEEGILRNFLLSRTPVEGFQRSNGHGRASYGQPPMARMSNTIIESGKELSRVKLKELLLDEVKRQNKPFGLIIKSMRGGETNTSSYNFQAFRGTPLVLYKVDPRTGEETPVRDIEIVGTPLVTINNIVATGDDYAVFNGFCGAESGYVPVSTVAPSIVVSEMEFQRESSKKEKPPLLPPPVFDRGN, from the coding sequence ATGGCTCTGCTCCTCCTGTTGATTCCCATTTTTTCCTTTACCGCGGTCGCTGAGCCGGGACAGGAGGAAGCTCAAAGAGACGACACGGTCGTTCTCCGGGCAATGAGAGACGAGCTCGAACGCTCGCAGCAAAAGCTCAGGCTCGAGGGTTACGAAGACCCCTACTTCATCAGCTACCAGATAAAGGACAATACCTATTACAATATTCGCGGTAAGTACGGGGCGATTATTTCTTCGGAAAAAAGCAGGGTCAGGCGGCTTTTCGTGGATGTGCGCGTAGGGAGTTACGAATTCGATAACTCTGTCAAGGGCAGATCAGGGGGCAGAATGCCGTTCCATGACTCATCGTCCGTTCCGCTGGATAACGACCCTGATGCTATAAGAACCGCGCTATGGCAGGTTACGGACCATGCTTACAAGGAGGCTCTTTCTCAGTACCTGAATAAAAAAGCGGAAAAAGTGCAGGAAGTAAAAAAGGACGATATCAAAAGCTTCTCCAGGGAAAAAAGCCATGCTTATTACGGCCCGGAGCTTACATTGTCATTCGACCCCCAAAAATGGGAGGATGCGGTAAGGGAAGTCTCCTCCGTTTATAAAGACTACAAGGAGTTGCTCAATGCAGATCTTGTAGTAACTGCGCAGAAAGAAACGGTTTATTTCGTGAATTCGGAAGGGACTCGGTACATAAGGGATGAAATTCTCTACTCCCTGGACGCTCAGGTAAAAAGCAGGGCCGATGACGGAAGAATAGTGGAGAATTACAGGAATCTTTACTATGTGACTCCCGACGATGTACCTCCGGTCGAGGAGATAAAGAATCAGGTAAAGGAGATGGTCGAGGAGGCCCTGGAAATGAGAAAGGCCGAAGCGCTTCCTCCGCTAAGCGTTCCGGCGCTGCTCGAACCCGAGGCCGCGGGGGTCGTATTCCACGAAGCCGTCGGGCACAGGCTCGAGGGGGAGAGACAGATCGATGACGACGAAGGCCAGACGTTTAAGGAGAAGGTGGGCAAGAAAATAATCCCCGCCTTTCTGTCCATCATCGACGACCCGACACTCAGAAGCTACGAGGGGGTGGATTTGATGGGTTATTACCCCTTTGACGACCAGGGCGTTCCCGGAGAGAGGGTGGTGCTGGTGGAAGAGGGGATTCTCAGGAATTTCCTGTTATCCAGGACCCCTGTCGAGGGGTTTCAGAGGTCCAACGGCCACGGAAGAGCGTCATACGGACAGCCCCCGATGGCCAGGATGAGCAACACGATTATCGAATCCGGCAAGGAGCTGTCCCGTGTGAAATTGAAGGAGCTGCTCCTAGATGAGGTAAAGCGTCAGAATAAGCCCTTCGGCCTCATAATTAAAAGCATGAGAGGGGGGGAGACCAATACCTCTTCTTATAATTTCCAGGCCTTTAGAGGGACACCACTGGTTTTATACAAGGTTGACCCCAGAACCGGTGAAGAGACGCCGGTGAGGGATATAGAGATTGTCGGGACCCCTCTTGTGACGATAAACAATATCGTTGCCACCGGTGACGACTATGCGGTGTTTAACGGGTTCTGCGGAGCCGAGTCAGGCTATGTCCCGGTCTCGACCGTAGCTCCGAGCATAGTGGTCTCGGAGATGGAATTTCAGCGCGAGTCTTCAAAAAAGGAAAAACCACCGCTTCTGCCCCCGCCCGTTTTTGACAGGGGTAATTAG
- a CDS encoding undecaprenyl-diphosphate phosphatase codes for MDLIQSIILGAIQGITEFFPISSTAHLVLLPWFFSWRDQGLPFNVALHVGSLIAIIFYFWRDWMLIISEFLKGVMERSFEGRPGGKIGMYIIIATVPGAVFGFLFEEQAAGLLRHPLYIAFSLSFFGLLLYFSDRFSARRKSIIEMNITDCLVIGVAQAFAIIPGVSRSGITITGAMLRDFKRDEAAKFSFLMAAPLIAGAGVFESRHLEYSSVMSAPFIAGIIASAVFAFFAIKYLLRFVRRESYTVFVIYRLILAALIVFMYLGRN; via the coding sequence TTGGACCTCATACAGTCGATAATTCTGGGCGCGATACAGGGAATTACGGAATTCTTCCCCATCAGCAGCACAGCGCACCTGGTTCTCCTGCCCTGGTTCTTCTCCTGGCGGGATCAGGGGCTTCCTTTTAATGTCGCCCTCCACGTAGGGAGCCTGATTGCAATTATCTTTTATTTCTGGCGGGACTGGATGCTGATTATAAGCGAGTTCCTGAAAGGGGTTATGGAAAGGAGCTTTGAGGGACGTCCGGGCGGAAAGATAGGAATGTATATCATTATAGCTACCGTACCCGGGGCGGTGTTCGGGTTCCTGTTCGAGGAGCAGGCGGCGGGGCTTCTGAGACATCCCCTGTATATAGCCTTCTCATTGTCGTTTTTCGGTTTGCTGCTTTATTTTTCCGACAGGTTCTCGGCCCGGCGCAAATCAATAATTGAGATGAATATAACGGACTGTCTCGTTATCGGCGTCGCTCAGGCATTTGCCATTATACCCGGGGTTTCCAGATCGGGGATAACGATCACGGGGGCCATGTTAAGAGATTTCAAGAGGGACGAAGCAGCCAAATTTTCCTTCCTCATGGCGGCTCCGCTCATAGCGGGTGCGGGCGTCTTCGAATCCAGACACTTGGAGTACTCTTCCGTAATGAGCGCGCCGTTCATTGCCGGAATCATAGCATCCGCCGTGTTTGCATTTTTCGCAATCAAGTATCTTTTGAGGTTCGTTAGAAGGGAAAGCTACACTGTGTTCGTGATATACCGTCTGATACTCGCCGCCCTGATTGTGTTCATGTACCTGGGCAGAAACTAG
- the uvrA gene encoding excinuclease ABC subunit UvrA produces MDSIKITGAREHNLKDVSLSLPRRKLVVITGVSGSGKSSLAFDTLFAEGQRRYMESLSAYARQFVEKIDKPDVDSIEGLSPSISVDQKTFQRNPRSTVGTITEIYDFMRLLYARLGKPYCHKCGLEITAQSLDKMVERVTGLGAGEKVTIYSPIVQGRKGEYRKELDELRREGFLRVRIDGRVHDLDDEIKLGRQKKHTIELLVDVIVIRPENVQDRVGDSLQIALKRSGGIVRVETEKGEVLTLSDKFACPGCGMSYPEISPRLFSFNSPYGSCPECHGIGEIWFCDPELLIDDELSIEDGAIIPWRNSSYFKRLIENVAEYYGISMTVPFGKLPPKARKTIINGSGDEEIIFYRERRGRVLKYRDTYKGVVGIVREWYQETESAPVREKLSQFMRTVECPVCKGSRLRTEALSILIDGKSIHDVATMSAAVSLEFFKGLKFTPREFQIGERILKEIDSRLTFLTDVGLGYLTLDRSAPTLSGGEAQRIRLATQVGSKLTGITYVLDEPTIGLHSRDNKRLISTLKSLRDSGNTVIVVEHDEDTIRNADFIVDIGPGAGEKGGRIVAEGDLKELIRHGESLTANYLTGNFTIPVPKVRREPRGFIEIKGASEHNLKDIDVSFPIGVFTCVTGVSGSGKSTLVIDTLYNALSRKLYRSKERVGKHEMLSGDGEIDKVVNVEQTPIGRTPRSNPATYTGLFTPIRDLFAMLPQANMRGYKPGRFSFNVKEGRCSVCLGHGTVKIEMHFLPDVYVTCERCGGSRYNSETLEVKYNGKSIADVLDMTVREAAGFFKNIPQVKSRLDVLEAVGLEYIRLGQPATTLSGGEAQRIKLSKELSRRSTGRTLYILDEPTIGLHFDDVKKLIHVLQQLTDTGNTVIVIEHNLDVIKCADYVIDMGPEGGENGGYIVEHGTPEKISQTRGSHTATFLKHVLKNGKRRKKGIN; encoded by the coding sequence TTGGATTCAATTAAAATCACGGGAGCAAGGGAGCACAATCTTAAAGACGTCTCCTTGAGCCTTCCCAGAAGAAAATTAGTTGTAATAACCGGTGTAAGCGGCTCGGGGAAGTCTTCCCTCGCCTTCGATACCCTTTTTGCCGAGGGGCAGCGGAGGTACATGGAATCCCTTTCCGCCTATGCGAGGCAGTTCGTCGAGAAGATAGATAAGCCGGACGTGGATTCGATCGAAGGGCTTTCTCCGTCGATCTCCGTCGATCAGAAGACTTTTCAGAGGAACCCGCGCTCTACCGTGGGCACAATAACGGAGATCTATGATTTCATGAGACTCCTCTACGCCAGGCTCGGCAAGCCCTACTGTCACAAATGCGGTTTGGAGATAACGGCGCAGAGCCTCGATAAAATGGTCGAGCGCGTCACGGGTCTCGGAGCGGGCGAGAAGGTAACGATTTACTCCCCCATAGTGCAGGGAAGAAAGGGCGAGTACAGAAAGGAGCTGGATGAGCTGAGGAGGGAGGGTTTTCTAAGGGTCAGAATAGACGGAAGGGTCCATGATCTCGATGACGAAATAAAACTCGGCAGGCAGAAAAAACATACGATAGAGCTCCTGGTGGACGTTATCGTCATCCGCCCTGAAAACGTTCAGGACAGGGTAGGAGATTCACTCCAAATCGCGCTTAAGCGCTCGGGCGGGATTGTCAGGGTAGAGACGGAAAAAGGGGAGGTTCTCACGCTTAGCGACAAATTCGCCTGTCCCGGGTGCGGCATGAGCTATCCCGAGATATCCCCGAGGCTCTTTTCTTTCAACAGCCCTTATGGATCATGCCCCGAGTGTCACGGGATCGGAGAAATCTGGTTTTGCGATCCGGAGCTCCTGATCGACGATGAGCTTTCCATCGAAGACGGGGCGATAATACCATGGAGAAACTCCAGTTACTTCAAGCGGCTTATAGAAAACGTAGCCGAGTATTACGGCATCAGCATGACCGTTCCTTTCGGCAAACTTCCCCCCAAGGCCAGGAAAACGATTATAAACGGCTCGGGTGACGAGGAGATCATATTTTACAGGGAGAGACGGGGCAGGGTGCTTAAGTACCGGGATACCTATAAGGGAGTTGTAGGCATAGTCAGGGAGTGGTATCAGGAAACCGAATCCGCTCCCGTCCGCGAGAAGCTTTCGCAGTTTATGAGGACTGTAGAGTGTCCGGTGTGCAAAGGGTCGAGGCTCAGAACAGAGGCCCTTTCCATACTTATTGACGGCAAGTCGATACACGATGTGGCTACGATGTCAGCGGCTGTGAGTCTCGAATTCTTTAAGGGCTTGAAGTTCACCCCGAGGGAATTTCAGATTGGAGAGAGAATACTAAAAGAGATCGACTCGCGTTTGACTTTTTTGACGGACGTGGGGCTCGGTTATCTTACCCTTGACCGTTCCGCCCCGACTCTGTCGGGCGGCGAAGCGCAGAGGATAAGACTCGCGACTCAGGTCGGATCGAAACTTACGGGTATTACCTACGTACTTGATGAGCCGACTATCGGGCTTCACTCCCGGGACAATAAAAGGCTCATATCCACGCTCAAATCCCTGAGAGACAGCGGAAATACGGTAATCGTTGTCGAGCATGACGAAGATACGATAAGAAACGCCGATTTTATTGTGGATATAGGTCCCGGAGCGGGTGAAAAAGGCGGGAGGATCGTAGCCGAAGGGGATTTAAAGGAGCTGATAAGACACGGTGAATCCCTGACCGCCAATTATCTCACTGGAAATTTCACGATACCTGTCCCCAAAGTAAGAAGGGAGCCCAGGGGGTTCATAGAAATAAAAGGGGCCTCCGAGCATAATTTGAAGGACATTGACGTTTCCTTTCCGATCGGAGTTTTTACATGCGTCACGGGTGTATCGGGTTCGGGGAAAAGCACCCTCGTGATCGATACCTTGTATAACGCGCTAAGCCGGAAGCTCTACAGGAGCAAGGAAAGGGTCGGAAAGCATGAAATGCTGTCCGGCGACGGAGAGATCGATAAGGTCGTAAATGTGGAGCAGACCCCTATAGGAAGGACGCCGAGGTCCAATCCCGCGACATACACCGGCCTTTTTACGCCGATCAGGGACCTTTTCGCAATGCTCCCACAGGCCAATATGCGGGGATACAAACCGGGGAGATTCAGCTTCAACGTAAAGGAAGGGAGGTGCAGCGTCTGCCTCGGACACGGGACGGTGAAGATAGAGATGCACTTTCTTCCGGATGTATATGTTACGTGCGAAAGATGCGGGGGAAGCAGGTATAATTCGGAGACCCTTGAGGTCAAATACAACGGCAAGAGTATCGCAGACGTACTTGATATGACGGTAAGGGAAGCGGCCGGTTTTTTTAAAAACATCCCTCAGGTCAAATCCAGACTGGATGTCCTTGAGGCGGTGGGGCTCGAGTACATAAGGCTCGGCCAGCCGGCGACAACACTTTCGGGGGGCGAGGCGCAGCGAATAAAGCTTTCAAAAGAGCTCTCCAGGCGTTCGACCGGGAGAACGCTATACATCCTCGACGAGCCTACCATCGGGCTTCATTTCGACGATGTAAAGAAGCTTATTCACGTGCTTCAGCAGCTCACTGATACGGGAAACACCGTAATCGTTATTGAGCATAATCTCGATGTGATAAAATGCGCCGATTATGTGATCGATATGGGACCCGAAGGGGGCGAGAACGGCGGATACATCGTTGAGCACGGGACACCTGAAAAAATCTCGCAGACGAGGGGATCCCATACGGCAACGTTCTTGAAACATGTCCTTAAAAACGGGAAACGCCGGAAGAAGGGAATAAATTAA